A region of Microbacterium suwonense DNA encodes the following proteins:
- a CDS encoding NADPH-dependent FMN reductase, whose protein sequence is MSGVVPRMSEVVPRVALVVGSTREPRFADYPLTWLLERLGTRDDLEVSVIDVRDVALPDYNLPKAPAHAQREYSSRAERALGERLDNADAFLFLVNEYNHGYGGALKNVLDHYFAEFEHKPAAFFGYGNVGGSRAIEQLRQVVAELNMVSVRETVHIFGAQFPAVREGGAAAAAVFDALEQRLTVMLDHLLWWARALSAARDA, encoded by the coding sequence ATGAGCGGGGTCGTCCCCCGCATGAGCGAGGTCGTCCCCCGCGTCGCGCTCGTCGTGGGCAGCACCCGCGAGCCGCGCTTCGCCGACTACCCACTCACCTGGCTGCTGGAACGTCTCGGCACACGGGACGATCTCGAGGTGTCCGTGATCGACGTCCGCGACGTCGCACTGCCCGACTACAACCTGCCCAAAGCGCCAGCGCACGCCCAACGTGAATACTCAAGCAGGGCAGAGCGCGCGCTCGGCGAACGCCTCGACAACGCTGACGCATTCCTCTTCCTCGTCAACGAGTACAACCACGGCTACGGAGGCGCACTGAAGAACGTGCTCGACCACTATTTCGCCGAGTTCGAACACAAGCCCGCCGCGTTCTTCGGGTACGGCAACGTCGGTGGATCCCGTGCGATCGAGCAGCTGCGCCAAGTCGTCGCCGAGCTGAACATGGTCTCCGTGCGCGAAACGGTGCACATCTTCGGTGCCCAGTTCCCAGCCGTGCGCGAGGGCGGCGCGGCGGCGGCGGCGGTCTTCGACGCCCTCGAGCAGCGGTTGACCGTGATGCTCGATCACCTACTCTGGTGGGCGCGGGCTCTGAGCGCGGCGCGCGATGCCTGA
- a CDS encoding MarR family winged helix-turn-helix transcriptional regulator: MPEHIEPMLSLRLTMQQLKVLMILVAHPDGSTMQAVSKTVGVSLATMSGIVDRLEAQHMVERSLDPNDQRVRRVTATPLGLQTVQRLMAARPELSSSPLGLLAIDDLRALTQGVRALLRAVQSAANVPTTDE; encoded by the coding sequence GTGCCCGAGCACATCGAGCCGATGCTGTCGTTGCGGCTCACGATGCAGCAGCTCAAGGTGTTGATGATCCTCGTCGCCCATCCAGACGGGAGCACGATGCAGGCCGTCTCCAAGACGGTCGGTGTGTCGCTGGCGACTATGTCCGGGATCGTTGATCGCCTCGAGGCGCAGCACATGGTGGAGCGCAGCCTCGATCCGAACGATCAGCGGGTGCGCCGGGTCACCGCGACCCCGCTCGGGCTTCAGACCGTGCAGCGCCTGATGGCAGCCCGCCCAGAGCTCAGCAGCAGCCCGCTCGGGCTCCTCGCAATCGACGACCTCCGAGCGCTCACCCAGGGCGTCCGCGCCCTCCTCCGCGCGGTGCAGAGCGCCGCCAACGTGCCGACAACCGACGAGTAA
- a CDS encoding carbohydrate ABC transporter permease has translation MTAPATEATGATKAILLPRRNRSLFDKSQTRAIRLSASDRWLRGISYVWITLFTLFCLLPFVMIVSASISSEAAIRTDGFGLIPKDFSLAAYDLIFQAPKQIIGAYTVTITMTVFGTAIGLFIIAMTGFALYRQDFPFRNHISFFIYFTTLFSAGLAPTFLWVSNGLGLRGSYLAVFLQLLMTPWLIILMKNFMRTVPYEIVESGKIDGAGDFRIFAQLTLPMMKPALATIGLFLALAYWNEWYLSSLYLGSTVEFKPLQYYLYNVINTANALRNSVAGANVSIASLPSNTLKMASAVVATGPILLFYPFVQKYFVSGITIGAVKG, from the coding sequence ATGACCGCCCCAGCCACGGAGGCGACCGGCGCCACGAAGGCCATTCTGTTGCCACGGCGGAACAGAAGCCTTTTCGACAAGTCTCAGACCAGAGCCATCAGGCTCTCAGCGAGCGACCGCTGGCTGCGCGGCATCTCGTACGTGTGGATCACGCTGTTCACTCTGTTCTGCTTGCTGCCGTTCGTGATGATCGTCTCGGCGTCGATCTCCAGCGAGGCTGCGATCCGTACGGATGGCTTCGGACTGATTCCGAAGGATTTCAGCCTCGCCGCTTACGACCTGATCTTCCAGGCTCCGAAGCAGATCATCGGCGCCTACACCGTCACGATCACGATGACCGTCTTCGGCACGGCGATCGGATTGTTCATCATCGCGATGACCGGATTCGCCCTGTACCGTCAGGACTTCCCGTTCCGGAACCACATCTCGTTCTTCATCTACTTCACGACTCTGTTCTCGGCGGGTCTTGCACCGACCTTCCTCTGGGTCTCCAACGGCCTTGGACTGCGCGGGAGCTATCTTGCAGTCTTCCTGCAGCTGCTGATGACTCCCTGGCTGATCATCCTGATGAAGAACTTCATGCGCACCGTTCCGTACGAGATCGTCGAGTCGGGGAAGATCGACGGTGCTGGCGATTTTAGGATCTTCGCGCAGCTGACGCTGCCCATGATGAAGCCGGCGCTGGCCACCATCGGCCTCTTCCTCGCCCTGGCGTACTGGAACGAGTGGTACCTGTCGTCCCTCTACCTGGGCAGCACGGTTGAGTTCAAGCCGCTGCAGTACTACCTGTACAACGTCATCAACACGGCCAATGCGCTGCGCAACTCGGTGGCCGGAGCCAACGTGAGCATCGCGAGCCTGCCCAGCAACACCCTGAAGATGGCGAGCGCGGTGGTCGCGACCGGACCGATCCTGCTGTTCTACCCGTTCGTTCAGAAATACTTCGTCAGCGGCATCACCATCGGCGCGGTCAAAGGCTGA
- a CDS encoding alpha/beta fold hydrolase has protein sequence MHGLGLSSSIWQGLGYVRALNDHRVITVDLRGHGRSGKPDGPHRYDMAQLADDVAAVLDEVGLEAVTYVGYSLGARIGFSLLDRHPNRMHAFVSLAGAHRLRAGDAEEIFYPGYRDTIEHEGMAGFTARWRAARPDIDAPTTLALSHNDPAVLLALLDVIDTDPGIPDQRLIDTASPALLVTGDEDRVGVRGALAAARLLPNATLVQLSGAGHTDILSRRDDLVSLITDLRRHEPTGASPRR, from the coding sequence GTGCACGGGCTGGGGCTCTCCAGCTCGATCTGGCAGGGGCTCGGCTATGTACGCGCGCTGAACGACCACCGCGTGATCACGGTCGATCTCCGTGGACATGGACGCAGCGGCAAGCCTGACGGCCCCCACCGCTACGACATGGCACAGCTCGCCGATGACGTCGCGGCCGTGCTCGACGAAGTCGGCCTGGAGGCCGTCACCTACGTCGGGTATTCACTCGGCGCACGCATTGGGTTCAGCCTCCTCGACCGCCACCCCAATCGCATGCACGCGTTCGTCTCCCTCGCCGGCGCGCACCGGCTGCGCGCCGGCGATGCGGAAGAGATCTTCTATCCCGGTTACCGCGACACGATCGAACACGAGGGGATGGCCGGTTTTACCGCCCGATGGCGCGCGGCCCGACCTGACATCGACGCGCCGACCACGCTGGCGCTGTCGCACAACGATCCCGCGGTGCTCCTTGCCCTCCTCGATGTGATCGACACCGACCCTGGCATTCCCGATCAGCGCCTCATCGACACCGCTAGCCCCGCGCTCCTGGTGACGGGTGACGAGGATCGCGTTGGTGTGCGCGGCGCTCTCGCGGCGGCCCGCCTCCTCCCGAATGCGACCCTCGTGCAACTTTCAGGGGCTGGGCACACCGACATCCTCAGCAGGCGTGACGATCTGGTATCGCTGATCACCGATCTCCGCCGTCACGAACCTACCGGGGCCAGTCCTCGCAGATGA
- a CDS encoding TetR/AcrR family transcriptional regulator produces the protein MAPTDPPVQQAKPLRVDAEQRRRTLLCAAASVFLRDGLDAPLENVAKEAAVGIATLYRRFPTRDCLVEAVFEAKMGAYADRAEAALASAADDPWEAFADYIRDIAAMQAADPAFGTVLLRPAQGSDLFADEHARSMRATRLLLSRVRKAGAVRADLRETDLYLLATATAALVSEPGPIMPQAAAQRMTELFLDAVRATVAEGADSGRTTKGSSR, from the coding sequence ATGGCCCCGACCGACCCGCCTGTACAGCAAGCGAAGCCGCTGCGCGTAGACGCCGAGCAGCGGCGACGGACGCTGCTGTGCGCCGCAGCGTCCGTGTTCCTTCGAGACGGGCTCGATGCGCCGCTGGAGAACGTCGCAAAGGAGGCGGCAGTCGGAATCGCGACCCTGTACCGACGATTCCCTACCCGCGACTGCCTCGTCGAAGCGGTGTTCGAGGCGAAGATGGGCGCCTACGCCGACCGCGCCGAGGCGGCGCTCGCCTCTGCGGCCGACGACCCGTGGGAAGCATTCGCGGACTATATCCGGGACATCGCCGCCATGCAGGCAGCGGATCCGGCGTTCGGCACGGTGCTGTTACGACCAGCGCAGGGATCGGATCTCTTCGCTGACGAGCATGCGCGGTCGATGCGCGCCACACGGCTGCTGCTCTCGCGCGTGCGCAAGGCCGGCGCCGTCCGCGCGGATCTCCGAGAGACCGACCTGTACCTGCTCGCGACGGCGACCGCAGCCCTCGTCTCCGAGCCCGGCCCGATCATGCCGCAGGCCGCCGCGCAGCGTATGACCGAGCTGTTCCTCGATGCCGTGCGAGCGACCGTCGCGGAGGGCGCGGACTCAGGAAGAACGACGAAAGGATCGAGCAGATGA
- a CDS encoding ABC transporter substrate-binding protein has protein sequence MKRRILRTGAVIATLGMGVTMLAACTAASEDDPSKPTAITMLVLGDKPSNGRLEAMLDKLNANLKKQVNATLDLYYVEWADWQTQYNVQLLSGDDNVDLITTATDWLFGWENAQKGAFLPLSEDMLKENAPKTWAQVDAAGDWELTKLDGEIQFIPEDNYTQYTNHGFFYRGDWAEEAGFPGGEITKFEDFTKYFQWVKDNKPDAYPWDAASGASNDAVLTGYLQGHTDQMTLQGVSAGNYFPYTTSESDPGTVTSWLMEGDELLGAAELAKEWNKIGVWREDSLNYDGDTREEFYSGLSGADQHHTQTFLTQIVDNMNKKQPGSNPKMFYWGEENGNLYKDIKTHGAMAVSANSKHPEKALQVYDLIRNDKTDYDLLNFGIEGTDYVMQDGKLGFPEGYDPSKDALGSNFWGGRMDEYEPLKVSDAPNLKDVYADLDKVARDYPYSTLIIDKSSIDPTLAAMGAVLSEYIPQLNYGKFDDPAKAIAEMRQKLKDAGYDEVRESLQADIDEWAKDHPLK, from the coding sequence ATGAAGAGAAGGATCCTCAGGACCGGGGCGGTCATCGCGACCCTCGGCATGGGAGTGACGATGCTGGCGGCGTGCACCGCCGCCAGCGAGGACGATCCGAGCAAGCCCACTGCCATCACGATGCTCGTGCTCGGCGACAAGCCCAGCAACGGGCGTCTGGAGGCGATGCTCGACAAGCTCAACGCGAACCTGAAGAAGCAGGTCAACGCCACCCTCGACTTGTATTACGTGGAGTGGGCCGACTGGCAGACGCAGTACAACGTTCAGCTGCTGTCCGGCGATGACAACGTCGACCTGATCACCACGGCCACGGACTGGCTGTTCGGATGGGAGAACGCCCAGAAGGGGGCATTCCTGCCGCTTTCGGAGGACATGCTCAAGGAGAACGCGCCGAAGACCTGGGCGCAGGTGGATGCCGCGGGCGATTGGGAGCTCACGAAGCTCGACGGCGAGATCCAGTTCATCCCCGAGGACAACTACACCCAGTACACCAACCACGGCTTCTTCTACCGCGGTGACTGGGCGGAGGAGGCCGGCTTCCCGGGCGGCGAGATCACCAAGTTCGAGGACTTCACGAAGTACTTCCAGTGGGTCAAGGACAACAAGCCGGATGCGTATCCGTGGGATGCTGCGTCGGGCGCGTCCAACGACGCCGTGCTCACCGGCTACCTGCAGGGGCACACCGACCAGATGACGCTCCAGGGCGTGAGCGCGGGAAACTATTTCCCGTACACGACGTCGGAGTCCGACCCGGGCACCGTCACCTCCTGGCTCATGGAAGGCGATGAACTGCTGGGGGCCGCCGAACTCGCCAAGGAGTGGAACAAGATCGGCGTCTGGCGCGAGGACTCGCTGAACTACGACGGCGACACCCGTGAGGAGTTCTACTCCGGCCTGTCGGGTGCCGACCAGCACCACACTCAGACCTTCCTCACCCAGATCGTCGACAACATGAATAAAAAGCAGCCCGGCTCCAACCCGAAGATGTTCTACTGGGGCGAGGAGAACGGCAATCTCTATAAGGACATCAAGACCCACGGTGCCATGGCTGTGAGCGCCAATTCCAAGCACCCTGAGAAGGCGCTGCAGGTGTACGACCTGATCCGCAACGACAAGACCGACTACGACCTGCTGAACTTCGGGATCGAGGGCACGGACTACGTCATGCAGGACGGAAAGCTCGGCTTCCCCGAGGGCTACGACCCCTCGAAAGACGCGCTGGGCTCGAACTTCTGGGGCGGTCGCATGGACGAGTACGAGCCGCTGAAAGTCAGCGACGCGCCGAATCTGAAGGACGTGTATGCCGATCTCGACAAGGTCGCTCGTGACTACCCGTACTCCACACTGATCATCGACAAGAGCTCGATCGATCCGACGCTGGCAGCGATGGGCGCCGTGCTCTCGGAGTACATCCCGCAGCTCAACTACGGCAAGTTCGACGACCCGGCCAAGGCCATCGCGGAGATGCGCCAGAAGCTCAAGGACGCGGGCTACGACGAAGTGCGGGAATCTCTGCAGGCCGACATCGACGAGTGGGCGAAGGATCACCCGCTGAAGTAG
- a CDS encoding LLM class flavin-dependent oxidoreductase, whose protein sequence is MTFELGAYSFGVAGRNLEGDTVSTAQAVRNMLEQIQLAEQVGLDFYGVGEHHTATMPVSSPASVINAAAAMTSRITLSTAVSVLSTDDPIRLYQQMATAQIVSNGRVEIIAGRGSSTDSFPLFGYELDDYDRLYTDKLGLLLAVATNERTNWESPFRPPLHDALIVPRPEQPVPIWLGTGGNPGSTVRAAQAGLPVSYGILSGTPQRWGQMGALYRQAAEQAAVNTAQLAISVAGHGFVARDGRSAKQMFFRHESAAYAAAGRFGPRSWEEAKPNYSPGGMVFAGDASEVADRIIDLHQHLGHTRHFFQMDIGGMPQADVLTSIELLGTEVAPRVRAELDNGQSAA, encoded by the coding sequence ATGACGTTCGAACTCGGTGCCTATAGCTTCGGCGTGGCCGGCAGAAACCTCGAGGGCGATACGGTGAGCACCGCCCAGGCGGTGCGGAACATGCTCGAGCAGATCCAACTCGCCGAACAGGTCGGCCTCGACTTCTACGGGGTCGGCGAGCATCACACCGCGACGATGCCCGTCAGTTCTCCTGCCTCCGTCATCAACGCCGCTGCAGCGATGACAAGCCGGATCACCCTGTCGACGGCCGTGAGCGTCCTGTCGACGGATGACCCGATCCGGCTGTATCAGCAGATGGCGACCGCCCAGATCGTCTCGAACGGCCGGGTGGAGATCATCGCCGGCCGCGGCTCCTCCACTGACTCGTTCCCCCTGTTCGGGTATGAACTCGACGACTACGACCGGCTCTACACCGACAAACTCGGGCTCCTGCTGGCAGTCGCTACGAACGAACGCACGAACTGGGAGTCCCCGTTCCGGCCGCCATTGCACGACGCGTTGATCGTGCCGCGCCCGGAGCAGCCAGTCCCGATCTGGCTCGGGACAGGCGGGAACCCTGGCTCCACAGTGCGTGCGGCGCAGGCGGGCCTGCCGGTCTCCTACGGCATCCTGTCGGGAACACCGCAACGGTGGGGCCAGATGGGCGCCCTGTATCGCCAGGCCGCGGAGCAGGCTGCCGTGAATACCGCGCAGCTTGCGATCTCGGTCGCCGGCCACGGCTTCGTCGCCCGCGACGGCAGATCCGCGAAGCAGATGTTCTTCCGACACGAATCGGCCGCGTATGCTGCGGCAGGTCGCTTCGGCCCGCGCTCATGGGAAGAGGCCAAGCCCAACTACTCGCCCGGCGGCATGGTCTTCGCGGGTGATGCGTCCGAAGTTGCCGACCGCATCATCGACCTGCACCAGCATCTCGGCCACACGCGACACTTCTTCCAGATGGATATCGGCGGAATGCCACAGGCCGATGTGCTCACCTCGATCGAGCTGCTCGGAACCGAGGTCGCTCCCCGCGTACGGGCCGAACTCGACAACGGGCAGTCCGCCGCATGA
- a CDS encoding GTP pyrophosphokinase has protein sequence MSSKRPRHARPDPLDNDRIARLASFRASLARFMLNYQFGINEVMTKINILRTEFEHLHDHSPIEHVSSRLKTPESILEKVQRRELPLSIDAIQDQIQDIAGIRIVCSFIADVYLIAEMLAAQPDLTVIETKDYIEHPKPNGYKSLHLIVKVPVFLSSSMTEARVEIQIRTIAMDFWASLEHKIYYKFDQEIPAELLDELVEAAQLANDLDQKMERIHREVHALHPSSEPDGDSPKTAATHPEALLLSVLFPNEHGPEMPQND, from the coding sequence ATGAGCAGCAAGAGACCGCGACACGCTCGCCCAGACCCGCTCGACAACGACCGGATCGCGCGCCTCGCGAGCTTCAGAGCCAGCCTCGCCCGCTTCATGCTGAACTACCAGTTCGGGATCAACGAGGTCATGACCAAGATCAACATCCTGCGAACCGAGTTCGAGCACCTGCACGACCACAGCCCGATCGAGCACGTCTCCTCCCGCCTCAAGACCCCTGAGAGCATCCTCGAGAAAGTCCAGCGTCGCGAACTGCCACTCTCCATCGACGCGATCCAAGACCAGATCCAGGACATCGCCGGGATCCGCATCGTGTGCAGTTTCATCGCGGACGTCTACCTCATCGCCGAGATGCTCGCCGCCCAGCCCGACCTCACAGTCATCGAGACCAAGGACTACATCGAGCACCCGAAACCGAACGGCTACAAGAGCCTCCACCTCATCGTGAAGGTACCGGTGTTCCTGTCCTCCTCGATGACCGAAGCGCGCGTCGAAATCCAGATCCGAACGATCGCCATGGACTTCTGGGCCAGCCTCGAGCACAAGATCTACTACAAGTTCGACCAGGAGATCCCCGCCGAGCTTCTCGACGAACTGGTCGAAGCCGCGCAACTCGCGAACGACCTCGACCAGAAAATGGAACGCATCCACCGCGAAGTCCACGCGCTGCACCCGTCCTCGGAGCCGGATGGCGACAGCCCGAAGACCGCAGCGACTCACCCCGAAGCACTCCTCCTCAGCGTCCTGTTCCCGAACGAGCACGGGCCCGAGATGCCACAGAACGACTAG
- a CDS encoding ABC transporter permease, producing MSLTQTPRRRKSVWGQVKSSRMLILMCVPALAFFIVFNYAPLPGIWIAFTDFNYRDGIFGSPFVGLKNFQFLIKSGMLWDLTRNTILYNIAFIVLGNILQIAIAIMFNEVRLKFFKKITQGIMFLPYFISVVLIGVIAFNLLNYDTGALNTLIKQTGGDPLKIYSMAGLWPLIIIIIHLWQSTGYGSIVYFAAIMGIDKGLFEAAEIDGASAWQRIRFVILPSLKPTFIILFLFSLGGIMSGNFGLFWNLIGNNATLFSTTDIIETSVYRMVMSQNNFTTSTAVGLYQSLFGFAIVMTANWLVRRMNKDYALF from the coding sequence ATGTCCCTGACGCAGACACCACGACGACGCAAGTCGGTGTGGGGGCAGGTGAAGAGCAGCAGGATGCTGATCCTCATGTGCGTGCCCGCACTGGCGTTCTTCATCGTCTTCAACTACGCGCCGCTGCCGGGCATCTGGATCGCCTTCACGGACTTCAATTACCGTGACGGTATCTTCGGCAGCCCCTTCGTCGGACTCAAGAACTTCCAGTTCCTGATCAAGTCTGGAATGCTCTGGGACCTCACCCGCAACACGATCCTGTACAACATCGCGTTCATCGTCCTGGGCAACATCCTGCAGATCGCGATCGCGATCATGTTCAACGAGGTCCGCCTGAAGTTCTTCAAGAAGATCACGCAGGGCATCATGTTCCTGCCGTACTTCATCTCGGTCGTGCTCATCGGCGTTATCGCCTTCAACCTGCTCAACTACGACACAGGCGCGCTGAACACCCTCATCAAGCAGACGGGCGGCGACCCGCTGAAGATATACAGCATGGCCGGGCTGTGGCCGCTGATCATCATCATCATCCACCTCTGGCAGAGCACCGGCTACGGATCGATCGTCTACTTCGCGGCGATCATGGGCATCGACAAGGGGCTGTTCGAAGCAGCTGAGATCGACGGAGCATCCGCATGGCAGCGCATCCGATTCGTTATCCTGCCGAGCCTGAAGCCGACGTTCATCATCCTCTTCCTGTTCTCGCTGGGCGGGATCATGAGCGGCAACTTCGGGCTGTTCTGGAACCTGATCGGCAACAACGCCACGCTGTTCTCGACCACCGACATCATCGAGACCTCCGTGTACCGCATGGTCATGTCGCAGAACAACTTCACCACCTCCACGGCTGTCGGCCTCTACCAGTCGCTGTTTGGCTTCGCCATCGTCATGACGGCGAACTGGCTCGTTCGAAGGATGAACAAGGACTATGCCCTCTTCTGA
- a CDS encoding DoxX family protein: MNVALWIVTGILAAMYLFAGLTKSFTPKDKLAANMPWVEDFSPGIVTFIGVAEFAGAVGLVLPWLTGIAPVLTPLAATGLVIVQILAIVVHVRRGEQKSLPFNVVLLLAALFVAIFRFVQL, translated from the coding sequence ATGAACGTCGCCCTTTGGATCGTCACCGGGATCCTCGCCGCCATGTACCTCTTCGCCGGCCTCACGAAATCCTTCACGCCGAAGGATAAGCTCGCGGCGAACATGCCCTGGGTTGAGGATTTCTCGCCGGGGATCGTGACGTTCATCGGCGTCGCCGAGTTCGCGGGCGCCGTGGGGCTCGTGCTGCCGTGGCTCACAGGGATCGCACCGGTGCTCACTCCGCTCGCGGCGACGGGACTCGTGATCGTGCAGATCCTCGCCATCGTCGTGCACGTCCGCAGGGGTGAGCAGAAGAGCCTCCCGTTCAACGTTGTGCTGCTGCTCGCGGCGCTGTTCGTCGCGATCTTCCGCTTCGTTCAGCTCTGA